A stretch of the Diadema setosum chromosome 16, eeDiaSeto1, whole genome shotgun sequence genome encodes the following:
- the LOC140240278 gene encoding uncharacterized protein, which yields MDMMEKIRQSLNETGNREVVTELILVSAESEAAFFETVVEWMDIAYYGSEVILGVCATIGNTAVVVAVAVTRELHTVPNTYLVSLAISDLCMGVLGIPILMLALNGWPRNYGLCLTLLTVVLLLDLCSIYSLLAHTFNQFYSTCYPLHYPRVSTRNRVVFHLVLAWLVPLSIALVMPLGWNDGYPSMGYCKLIRVVSMDFLAFMFLAGMIPPFFAMCFMYTRIFKAIARQMNQLEKLQTIGQRLQATRASSGEERQEQMGQTNYNNTSVLNRKPKDEGTSNIGKAEENQSMQVNDMALASSSSKCEQADNGCKERIATLPQQSQTQVDVVNVEDKSDAVREVANKSVSQSLSHAEPGRASDPQRPATVVSTTHTDQGTMAKRFQRVRQERRKALFFCFLMIFFFFTWCPIFTMDTLVAFGVFSSINQHVLNLAVLLSHFNSAFNPVIYSRKREFRRVFRRWLAKLPGVNNSVHPENSRMRSLLTVSDSYYAR from the exons ATGGACATGATGGAGAAAATACGTCAGAGCCTTAACGAAACGGGCAATCGGGAAGTCGTAACCGAGCTGATCCTGGTGTCGGCGGAAAGCGAAGCCGCATTTTTCGAGACGGTGGTGGAGTGGATGGATATTGCCTATTATGGCAGCGAGGTGATCCTTGGTGTGTGCGCCACTATTGGGAATACCGCCGTCGTCGTGGCGGTGGCGGTTACAAGAGAACTCCACACGGTCCCCAACACGTACCTCGTTTCCCTCGCGATCAGCGATCTCTGTATGGGCGTGCTCGGCATCCCCATCCTCATGTTGGCCCTGAACGGCTGGCCCCGGAACTACGGGCTCTGCCTCACTCTCCTCACCGTGGTGCTCCTGCTCGATCTCTGTTCCATCTACTCCCTGCTGGCCCACACCTTCAACCAGTTCTACTCCACCTGTTACCCGCTACACTACCCGCGTGTCTCTACCAGGAACCGGGTCGTGTTCCACCTTGTCCTAGCCTGGCTGGTGCCACTTTCCATCGCCCTGGTCATGCCCCTGGGCTGGAATGATGGTTACCCAAGCATGGGCTACTGCAAACTCATTCGCGTTGTAAGCATGGACTTCCTGGCTTTTATGTTCCTCGCTGGTATGATACCGCCATTTTTCGCCATGTGCTTCATGTACACCCGAATCTTCAAGGCGATTGCCAGGCAG ATGAATCAACTGGAGAAACTACAGACCATCGGTCAACGTTTACAAGCCACACGGGCATCTAGCGGGGAGGAACGGCAAGAGCAGATGGGGCAGACTAATTATAACAATACGTCTGTACTAAACAGGAAGCCAAAGGACGAAGGGACATCGAACATTGGCAAGGCTGAAGAAAATCAGTCAATGCAAGTTAACGACATGGCGTTAGCAAGTTCCTCTAGCAAATGCGAACAAGCGGACAATGGCTGCAAGGAGAGGATAGCTACCCTACCCCAGCAATCGCAAACACAGGTAGACGTAGTAAATGTCGAAGACAAGTCAGATGCAGTTCGTGAGGTAGCGAATAAATCAGTAAGCCAGAGCTTGAGTCACGCTGAACCTGGACGAGCCAGCGATCCTCAGAGACCTGCCACCGTCGTCAGCACAACGCACACGGACCAGGGTACCATGGCGAAGAGGTTCCAGAGGGTCCGACAGGAGCGGCGGAAGGCCCTCTTCTTCTGCTTCCTcatgatatttttcttcttcacctGGTGCCCCATCTTTACCATGGATACGCTGGTGGCCTTTGGCGTCTTTTCGTCGATCAACCAGCACGTCCTCAACCTGGCCGTGCTGCTCAGTCACTTCAACAGCGCCTTCAACCCCGTCATCTACTCCCGCAAGAGGGAATTCCGTCGGGTCTTCAGACGATGGCTGGCCAAGCTTCCCGGCGTAAATAACAGTGTCCACCCGGAGAACAGTCGCATGCGTTCATTACTGACCGTCAGCGATTCATATTACGCCAGATGA